In Brevibacillus marinus, the genomic window GGCCCACGGGCTAAATCCGGTCGGTTCCGTTCCGGGCGTAACGCCGGCCCAACTGCCGCCCGCCATCAACGACCAGACCTCAACCGGCGAGCCTGTTCCAGTGTAACCGGTATCGTATTCATCCGGCAAGCCGAGGTTGTGGCCGTACTCGTGTGCGAATACTCCGACCGCTCCATCCTCCGGTTGGATAATGTAGTCATACGCTTTCAGCGGAGTGCCGGGGATCTCAACCGGCTCGCGCAGCGTCCAGCGATGCGACCAGATCGCGTCCTCGCCAAGCTCTCCTCCGCCCGCTTCTTCGCCGATCCCGGCGTGCACGACCATCAGCGTGTCCAAAATGCCATCCGGCTCCATCACGTTCAGATCGCCGTCCAGGTCGTAGGGATCGCGCTGGTCGTATTGCTGCCAATCGTCGGCAATCTGTTCGCCGACTTGGGCGAGCGTCTCCTCGACCAGTTCGCGCGGCCGCTCGTCGTTTCCATTGCGGTCATTGCCCCCGTAATAGGCGGCCTCGTGTTCGGCCATGATCCACGGCGTTACCGTTCCCGCCAGTTTCCAACTTCCCGCGGACTGCTGCTCGTAAAACTGGGTCATCGTCGTCAGCTCTTTCCCTTCCGGGGTGGTGTAGCCGTCTTCGTTAAACAGCATGTTTTCGTAGTGTTCCGGATTAAAATCGCCGGTCCAGAGGTAATAGCCGTCATCCGGCAAATTGTTGTGCGCGAAATCCGGGTATTCAATCAGCGCCACGACAGCATGATCCAGATGAGCGCGGTCTTTCTTTTTCGGCCGTTTGGCTTTCTCGCTGCCGCTCACCAGCGCCATGCCATTTTGCTGCACGCCCAGTTTGCCCTTGAGCGCTTTTTTCCCGATTTTCGTGGATGTGTCGATTCCCAAGGTGTCCGCTCCGGGACGTTTGGGCCGTGTCACGTAGCGTTTTACCGCTTCTTCCACCTCTTCGGCAGAGGCATCCTCGGCCAGCTCACCTTGTTCGACCAGCGCTTTGACCAGCCTGTCCACGTTCACCACGGCCCAGTCAACATGGTACTCCTCTTCCTTTGCTGCGCCCGTCATCGGTGCAGCAAACAGCGAGCCTAACAGCAGTGCCGAACTGAGCATGCCGACCAGTGCGTTTCGTGTTTTCCGCAAATGCGCTCACCCTCTCCCCCATTTGCTCATCGCCTTGCAACAACCAAGAAGTTAAAAAATTTTGATTGCCATATTATTTTTTATAAATTACGATATTCAGCCCGCCAGCCGTTATCTCCTTGAACCATTTTTACTATTTTTTGGTATTTTATTTTGCCGTACAGCATGCAAAGCAAGGGAAACATTGGGAGATATATGGGGCTAAAGCCCTGTTTGACACTCGTTCAGCAAGCAGCTTGCCTAAAAACAGAAAAACCGCAGGCAAACACCTGCGGTTTCTGTTGGTTGAGCAAGCTGCGTGCTGGCCACAAAGGCGTCCCGCTCGCGCGTACGAGCCAACAACCGGCGTCTCTTACTGGATCGACTGCGGATCTTTTGTGCCGAGGAAATCTTCGTAGATCCGTTCCCAAACAACGGTAAACTCCATCTCCTGATCGTCCGGGATGGCCTGCATGTTGACAATCGGCTCTTCCAGATAAGGGGTCAGCTTCACCAAAACCTCCAGCAGCATCGCATCGTTGATCTCCAGTATCTCTTTCAGCTCGTTTTTGGTATAACGGAACGTGTTCTCGTCTTTTTCATGCAGCATCAGCACCAGTTTGCTGAATACCGGGTGAATCAACGCTTCCAGTTTGATGTGCGCCAGCGCTGCTTTCTCTTCATCTTTCAAGTTGAACAGCTCAAGCACGTCGGGGAACGGTGTGACCGGTACATCCCAGTACGTTTCCTTGTCAAGCAGCAACCCCCACTTGACAAACAGCTCAATCGCTTCCTCCAGCGAATTGGGGTACTGGTAACCCGAACGCTGCATAAAACGCTTGTGCCGCTCCAGGCGTTTTTGGTATCCTTGGTAAGCTTCTTCCGATTTGAAGCGGGATCTATCAACGTGCGCAAAGGCGTGTTTTACGCCCTGGAACTCCAGCAGCGCCTGCTTTATCTCTTCTTTGCTCTGATACTTGGGGACGACATGGCACAGTGCGTGAAACAGCACGTTGAGCTCATGCGATAAAACGCTCGACCACCCGTTGGCGTCGTAACCGTTCGGGATGATGGTTTCCTCACTGTTTTTGCTCAGTTCGCGAATTGTTTGCATTTCGCTCTCTCCTTCGTCTCGTAAACTTGGATCCGCGCACGGGAAGTCGGGCAGCGTAAGACTGACTGTCAGCCCTTATTATACACCTCGCTCTGCGTTTTACCAACCCGCTCGGCGGCGCGGCAGACGAGACAAGCTTTCGTTGGCCGATGTTTCAAAAAAATCCCCGCGCAATAGCGTCGGGGATTTTTCGGCTGTTACAGGGATTTGCTGACCTGCAAACGTACCCTGGCACGCTGCAAGGCCAATTCGGCGCGTTGTATGTCCAAATCAGGGTGTCTTTCGTTCAAGCGCTGCTCAGCCCGAGCCAGTGCTGCTTTGGCACGCTCCACGTCAATCTGATCGGGCAGCTCGGCTGCTTCAGCGAGCACGGTTACCTTATCACCCCGTACTTCCATAAAACCGCCGCTGACAGCAATTTGCGTTTCTTTGTCGCCTTCGGTCTTCACCCGAACCGGCGCAATCTTGAGCGGCGTCACCAACGGCATGTGGTTGGGCAAAATGCCAAGGTCGCCCACGACCCCACGCGCGATTACCATCTTTACTTCGCCGCTGTAGACAACCCGTTCGGGAGTTACGACTTCCAATATCATCTTGCTCAAGGATCGCTTCCCCCTTTCGCAGGGTTATCTTACGACATCGTTTTGGCTCTCTCGACTGCTTCTTCAATCGTGCCCACATAGAGGAACGCGGCTTCCGGCAGATCGTCGTGTTTGCCTTCGAGGATCTCTTTAAAGCTGCGCACCGTTTCTTTTACCGGCACGTATTTACCGGGAGTACCGGTGAACTGCTCGGCAACGTGGAACGGCTGCGACAGGAAGCGCTGAATCCGGCGAGCGCGGGCCACGATCAGTTTGTCCTCGTCGCTCAACTCGTCCATCCCGAGGATGGCGATGATGTCCTGCAGTTCCTTGTAGCGCTGCAGAATGGCTTGTACGCCGCGGGCCACTTCGTAGTGCTCCTGGCCAACGATGTCAGGCGACAGCGCCCGAGAGGTCGAAGCGAGCGGGTCGACCGCCGGATAAATCCCCAACTCGGAGATGCTGCGGTCCAGGTTGGTGGTCGCATCCAAGTGAGCAAACGTGGTGGCCGGAGCCGGGTCGGTATAGTCGTCCGCCGGCACGTAAATCGCCTGAATCGAGGTTACCGAACCCTTTTTGGTCGAGGTAATCCGCTCCTGCAGCTGCCCCATCTCGGTGGCCAGCGTCGGCTGGTAACCTACTGCGGAAGGCATCCGACCGAGCAGCGCCGATACCTCGGAACCAGCCTGCGTAAAGCGGAAAATGTTGTCGATAAACAGCAGCACGTCACGGCCCTCTTCATCGCGGAAGTACTCCGCCATGGTCAGACCGGTCAGCGCCACACGCAGACGGGCGCCCGGCGGTTCGTTCATCTGACCGAAGACCATCGCCGTTTTATTGATAACGCCAGCATCTTTCATTTCGTGGTAGAGGTCGTTTCCTTCGCGCGTCCGCTCCCCTACGCCGGCAAACACGGAAATTCCACCGTGCTCTTGCGCGATGTTGTTGATCAATTCCTGGATCAAGACCGTCTTCCCTACGCCGGCACCGCCGAACAGACCGATCTTGCCCCCTTTGACATAGGGTGCGAGCAGGTCGATCACCTTGATCCCGGTCTCCAGAATCTCCGTGCTGGTCGCTTGCTCCGCAAATGTCGGTGCCGGGCGGTGGATCGGGTCGCGACGCGGAACGTCCCCCATTTCCTTCAGGTCGATCGGCTCTCCCAGCACGTTGAACACACGGCCCAAGGTTACTTCGCCGACGGGCACGGAAATCGGACCGCCGGTATCTACCGCCTCCATGCCGCGCACCAGGCCGTCCGTAGAAGACATCGCGACGGTCCGGACCAGGTTGTCGCCCAAATGCAGCGCTACTTCCACGGTCAGGTCGATGTCGCGCTCACTCGCGTTTTGCGCTTTATGTTGGATCTTAATCGCATTGTAGATGGCAGGCAGGTGTCCGCGTTCAAACTCGATGTCGACGACCGGACCCATTACCTGTACTACGCGTCCTTTCGCCATCTCTCTTCTTCCCTCCTAGATAAAAGCTCATGCAAGCTTTGCTCAGATCAGCGTGTCCCAGCCGCTGTCGGTTTCTCGCTGCGATGCGGTTTACATCTGCGCGTTGGCGCCGGCCACGATCTCGGAAATCTCCTGGGTGATGGCAGCCTGACGCGCGCGGTTGTAAAACAGGGTGTACTTGGCGATCATTTCCGTAGCGTTGTCCGTCGCGTTCCCCATCGCCGTCATCCGCGCGCCGTATTCGGAAGCCCGCGCTTCCAGCAGGGCACTGTACACAAGCGTTTCGGCGTATCTGGGAAGCAGTACGGAAAGAACCTCTTCGGCCGATGGTTCGTATTCGTAGTTGAGGTTCCGCTCCGGCGCACTTTCAAGCTGCTGCAGCGGCAGCAGGCGCTTGAGCACCGGCGTTTGCGAAATCGCGCTGTGGAATTCGTTGTAGCAGATGTACAGTTCGTCGATCTGCTCGTCGGCGTACATCTTTACGGCGGCGGCCGCGATCGGTTTCACGTCTGCGAACGTCGCGTTCTCCCGCATGCCGACAATTTCGCCCAACAGCGGGTAATTGCGTTTCTTGAAGAAATCCCGTCCCTTGCGGCCAATGACGAAGATGGCGTATTCGTCAGGCGACTGATGTTTTTCCTTCAAGGTCTGTGTCACTTTCCGGATGATGTTGGCATTATACCCGCCTGCCAGTCCGCGGTCGGACGTAATCACAATGTAACCTGTTTTTTTCACCGGACGGGACTGCAGCATGGGATGATTGACAGAGGTCGTACCGCTGGCAATGCTGGCGATCACTTCCTGCATCTTTTGCGCGTACGGCTTGGAAGCTGTCGCGCTTTCCTGCGCCCGGCGCAGTTTGGAGGCGGCCACCATCTTCATCGCCTTGGTGATCTGCCGCGTGTTTTTCACACTCTTGATCCGGCGCCGTATCTCACGGGTCCCTAAAGCCACTCGTGTTCACCACCTTCAACTTGCCGAAGGCGGGCAGTCCGCTGG contains:
- a CDS encoding F0F1 ATP synthase subunit epsilon; this translates as MSKMILEVVTPERVVYSGEVKMVIARGVVGDLGILPNHMPLVTPLKIAPVRVKTEGDKETQIAVSGGFMEVRGDKVTVLAEAAELPDQIDVERAKAALARAEQRLNERHPDLDIQRAELALQRARVRLQVSKSL
- the atpD gene encoding F0F1 ATP synthase subunit beta — encoded protein: MAKGRVVQVMGPVVDIEFERGHLPAIYNAIKIQHKAQNASERDIDLTVEVALHLGDNLVRTVAMSSTDGLVRGMEAVDTGGPISVPVGEVTLGRVFNVLGEPIDLKEMGDVPRRDPIHRPAPTFAEQATSTEILETGIKVIDLLAPYVKGGKIGLFGGAGVGKTVLIQELINNIAQEHGGISVFAGVGERTREGNDLYHEMKDAGVINKTAMVFGQMNEPPGARLRVALTGLTMAEYFRDEEGRDVLLFIDNIFRFTQAGSEVSALLGRMPSAVGYQPTLATEMGQLQERITSTKKGSVTSIQAIYVPADDYTDPAPATTFAHLDATTNLDRSISELGIYPAVDPLASTSRALSPDIVGQEHYEVARGVQAILQRYKELQDIIAILGMDELSDEDKLIVARARRIQRFLSQPFHVAEQFTGTPGKYVPVKETVRSFKEILEGKHDDLPEAAFLYVGTIEEAVERAKTMS
- a CDS encoding immune inhibitor A domain-containing protein, with the translated sequence MRKTRNALVGMLSSALLLGSLFAAPMTGAAKEEEYHVDWAVVNVDRLVKALVEQGELAEDASAEEVEEAVKRYVTRPKRPGADTLGIDTSTKIGKKALKGKLGVQQNGMALVSGSEKAKRPKKKDRAHLDHAVVALIEYPDFAHNNLPDDGYYLWTGDFNPEHYENMLFNEDGYTTPEGKELTTMTQFYEQQSAGSWKLAGTVTPWIMAEHEAAYYGGNDRNGNDERPRELVEETLAQVGEQIADDWQQYDQRDPYDLDGDLNVMEPDGILDTLMVVHAGIGEEAGGGELGEDAIWSHRWTLREPVEIPGTPLKAYDYIIQPEDGAVGVFAHEYGHNLGLPDEYDTGYTGTGSPVEVWSLMAGGSWAGVTPGTEPTGFSPWAKLYLRETLGGNWPEAAEIDLEELKRKKKVKLQEAVSMDDEGKLLKIHLPDREKEPPTQPAEGDYSYFSTKGNDLDARMISPEIDLSEAAEATLRFDSWRQIETGYDFLYINVYAGGSEEPEQLAVYDDSTNGQWESEELDLSEFVGEKIRIEFQYKTDGGLILEGFYVDNIEVAADGTVVFSDDAEQEPLFELHGFELFDGSSLLYPSYYLVEWRTHNGVDRGLAHYRRNDSLLVYDPGLVIWYYDGRWGEDNMTGNHPGEGFLGVVDAHQRGHYWDDGTVGSTRFQINDAAFGLSRTSDINVVYPTYAMVYEGLPGVSTFSDAEDYSSPFNPAGGKILPKHGLEIEVLNVKKDGREVEIEVRRRQ
- a CDS encoding DUF6042 family protein, which produces MQTIRELSKNSEETIIPNGYDANGWSSVLSHELNVLFHALCHVVPKYQSKEEIKQALLEFQGVKHAFAHVDRSRFKSEEAYQGYQKRLERHKRFMQRSGYQYPNSLEEAIELFVKWGLLLDKETYWDVPVTPFPDVLELFNLKDEEKAALAHIKLEALIHPVFSKLVLMLHEKDENTFRYTKNELKEILEINDAMLLEVLVKLTPYLEEPIVNMQAIPDDQEMEFTVVWERIYEDFLGTKDPQSIQ
- the atpG gene encoding ATP synthase F1 subunit gamma, which translates into the protein MALGTREIRRRIKSVKNTRQITKAMKMVAASKLRRAQESATASKPYAQKMQEVIASIASGTTSVNHPMLQSRPVKKTGYIVITSDRGLAGGYNANIIRKVTQTLKEKHQSPDEYAIFVIGRKGRDFFKKRNYPLLGEIVGMRENATFADVKPIAAAAVKMYADEQIDELYICYNEFHSAISQTPVLKRLLPLQQLESAPERNLNYEYEPSAEEVLSVLLPRYAETLVYSALLEARASEYGARMTAMGNATDNATEMIAKYTLFYNRARQAAITQEISEIVAGANAQM